In Cenarchaeum symbiont of Oopsacas minuta, the sequence CTGATGACTTTGAGCGGCCAAAAATGTTTGCCATACGTCGCAATAAATCTGAAGACCCACTTGATGCCATTGAAGTGGAGATAAACCAGATTCACAAAAAGGTAATGAATCACAACTCTAAAGGTATGCATAATATATGAACATGGAAAAATGCCATAGTTCATTGTGGTTGTTGATGCCGATAATATTTGGGTTAATTGGAGGCATTATCGCATATTTTGTATTACGCAAGGATGATCCAAAGTTGGCCAAAAATTGCATATATCTTGGATTTGCACTATTTGGATTTGGTCTTGTCATAATGACGATATTTGGCTCTGCGACCACTGTTGTACTTGACGAGTATGACATACATGCATAATATTTCAAAATTCGAGTTT encodes:
- a CDS encoding putative membrane protein — encoded protein: MNMEKCHSSLWLLMPIIFGLIGGIIAYFVLRKDDPKLAKNCIYLGFALFGFGLVIMTIFGSATTVVLDEYDIHA